Sequence from the Castanea sativa cultivar Marrone di Chiusa Pesio chromosome 12, ASM4071231v1 genome:
ATCTGGGAAGCCTAGACCATGGATCAGAAGGATGTAATGAAAGatagataatataatataacagGCAGGACAAATCACAGAATGTCAAAAGGTCCATTGAAGGCAGGTTACGACCAAGTTAACCGGCATCATCATTATAAAATTTGAGCAGAATTGTGATTTATCTCATTTAAACATGACTCAGCTAGAAACTGTAATATGCAAATTTCTAATGGTAGCATGCATAGCATccattgaaatatatatatatatatatatatatatatatatataaggatgtAGGGCTTGGAAGCAGGAACTCTGTTTAGAGGATATAACTAAATTGTTTAtgagattatcaaaaaaaaaaactaaattgtttATGAAGGTCTCAAGGAAAGCAGGTTTTGTGTCCATAAAGAATGAGAAGAAATCAAGCGTGTAGAAATTTTTTGGAGGAATGGCCAAAGTAGGTCATGGTAGACCTGCATAGGGAAGTCTTATGGCATCCTTGTAGTCAATCATCCATGGTATCCTTAGTTGATTACTTCAAAGTTAAGAGACATATTCCCAATATGTTATCAGGTTTATTACAGCCAAATATAATCTCATTGCTAGAGGAAAAAGTAACATGTTATTGCGAGAAATATACCATATTCGCTGAAGATGACTCCACCAGAACATAATCCTTCCTCAATCTTGATGAGTTGAAGAGTCATTCTGGGTCCAATCTCTTGAAGCTTGACAGCACTTTTTGTCGAAGCCTTGTTAATTCTACCAAGATCACTAGCCAAAGTCACAGTTGCTGTTTCATCATCTGCTTCACTTTCTGATCCATACCCAGCCCTTTAAAGTCACAAGgaacataaatataaaaccaGAACAAATGACCAAGATTAATCAATCCAAACACGCATGGTATTACAAAAATCTGTActttttccttctcaatttGTACTTGGTTACgagtctctctctctgtgactAGTAAGTTATAAGCACACACTTGTGGGAAGAGGGATTATCATTTTAGCAAGAGCTTATTGATATAGTTAAGTTGGCTGTTAGCTATGAGTTTCTTACTTTCACTGCCAACTaatgtacaaatttttaaagcCTTAATTTTTCAAGGTAAGGCTATGcttttacacttttttatttttattatatatatatatatatatatatatatatatatatatatatatatatatatatatatatatatataaaccaaggAAAATAAGTTATACAAGCATAAATTTCATGAACCACCTGCAGACCTCAGGAAGCACAAAGATGACAAATTCTATTTTAAATTCTCATTCCAATTCTACATGCTAACATAATTTTCCTTGacttcaaaaatacaaaattaataagaaagaaTCCTTACTTTGTGACAAAGTCGCTCACGTCTTGAAGATTCCTTAAATCAGGAACTTGATGGTTCTGCACAATTTTTCTGATTCTACGGGAGACGCCCACGGGCTGTAATCTTATGGAATAATGCCGAAAATCAATAAGCTTTGTATCTTTGTTGTAATTAAGCAATACAATTCTCTGGCAAGAAGAAAGTTTGACCTGAAATGCACATTAAAACAACATTAAGAGGGGGATATAAGATCATAAGTATTGCTGTCACAGGCACCAACCCGAAATTTGTTTGAAAACTCACAGTGTTTATATCAATAGCAGGAAAGATGTTCTGAAACATTATAGTTGTGAGCTTTAGATGTTGATCACCAGTACCAAAACCGGAAAGAACAATCTGCCAATGATATAATCAGAGATTAACATGGGCAGAAGTTAAACAAACAAGGGTAAAAATTTCACCATATGTTTAAGTCAAATTATGCAACTGTATAGCTGCAGCACTTTCCACTTTTGAGATAAGCATTAATCAACTAACATTAGCTTATAAAAGATAAGGGCGTAAAGACATATGGAGGGTGCAGGTGCCAACCATTCAAGGAGTTACAAATCAGTTCTCCTGCACTCAGATATTATGATTAACTTCTTATGTCTCATACTAAAGGCTAGTAATGATGCACAGGACTACTGGTCattggagaaaaaagaaagacggAAATTGCATAGAAAGAGACCCgttttagcattttctttcctttcacTAACATTTTAGAAAACCAAATAGCCATGAGTTTTTGTCTGTTTGTGAATTtgagtgatttttctttttgggtataAGTGGAGAATATAAAATTACCAGAGGAGGGTTTTTGAAAAGATCTTGAGGACATCTAGGACGCAATTGAGATTGTGCAATATCAACTGCCAATGAGTATTCGTTTATTTTAAATGTAAGAGTTGGGCCTTGTGGAGTCCTTCCAACCCTTAGGAAGGGTGCAGTTGCAGTTTTTGACAATATGAGGAAATGTGTTACACCCATAGGCCCAGCAacattcaagaagtctttgaGATTATTCCGTTTCTTCTCCTgcaatattaaataaataaacaattaattcaaaatttttggcatAATAAATTaggattaccaaaaaaaaaaaaaaaaaagcaaaacattAGGACTGATATAGATGAATGCTTGGTGTtagcgtgtgagtgtattctcttatctcatccccttcccctatatatatatgtgtgtgggtgtgtgtttctcaaaaaagaaaagaaaaaaagatatagaTGAATGCAGCACATAGGCAGCAGAGAATTCACTTCCAATCTAAAGTTAGCCTATTGCTGTAACTGAACACATCACAGTGGGAatcacatttataaaaaataaatacaggGGAAATCACAGTTTGCAAGAATTAAGATATACCCAATTAAATACATGATCTACCTGGCAGAATTAAATTCCTTTCTAAATTCCTCAATAAAATTATGATGAAACCACCATTCATATGCTACAAACCACTTCTTTCCAACTCCTAATACACAAGTCTTAAAGAGAAGTGAAGAAATATTCTCTAAACAAGAATTCTAAGATTGTGGcaaaaatgtttcttttttgatataagatagaaattttcCTCTAgactaatctaagtgtatatgtgtgtgaaactccctcctggagacttgaaccccaacccTTGCTCCCTGCACcttacaaacacttatacttgtggagtaactaTCATactaagggtgtgcggtggtggCAAAAATGTTTCAACCGCTTTTgtgcattataattattttacaCCCTTAAAAATTGTCCTCACATTAGGCGTACTTCCATCAATCCCATATTaccacaaaaaatattttaggagACGAAGACACACAAACCCACCCACACATTATGTGTATTTCCATCAATCTCATGTTACAACAAAAAGGCACTTTAGGAGACAAACACACAGAAGGAGGAAACGCAgataataaatcatttttaccTTAAGATTGAGAGCAGTATGGGGAAGCATCAACTTTCTCAAGTCCATTTGAAGTTGCCTAAGAGGACCAGGCAACTTCCCTCTCGAAAACACAAAGCTCTTAGGAATCTTATTGCCTGTGATATGATCCACACTAGGTTGATTCTTCTTCACAGCTGGCTTCATAaacaccttcttcttcttctgtttaaatcaaacaaaacaaaatcatgcAAATCCATTAACACTCATACAAACtagaacccccccccccctccccttcTTTTTTGGCTCAATAACTAGAACCCCATTTGGTTCCTCagagaaaaaaacaagagaaacaCATCAGAAACAGAAAAAATCAAGTAAACAAAACTCCTAAGGCATAAGGaggaggtgccaattgagctacagcCCATTGGATTTGACTTAGCTTCTCACACTACAAAATTTTCCCACCTCccaatgaaaaacaaataaacccacaattcatttcttttcctttctttcatttgctcagcaaccaaacagtgtgtagtaaaaataaaaaaaaccaaacataaCAATACTTTCACTTACATTTCGGACACGAGCCATGGCTTCCACAAACCTTGAATTTCACAAATTCAGCCCAAGCTTCAGATCTTCCtgattgaattttcaaaaataaaataaaacatttagcATAATCAAGAACAATTACAAAAGCAAAAGGCTAGGGTTTTTGAGGACCCAGCCACAGCTAATTCcagaattaaaatcaaaattaaataaattttataaatttaatttgaaattttaagaacCATGTAACAGAAGCAAGAGAattagagaaaacaaaaaacaaaagcaaataagaGGAAAATTACCGTTAGTGGTATTTGGTTCTTTGTGTTCTGCGAGTGTTTAGGGTTTATAGTTTTCCAATAGGGTTTtagtttgagtttaagaaccaaTTTGAGCCGGAATGACCCGAACATGGCGAGCCCTAATTTAACCCAAACTATTTTGGGCCTAAACTTGTTAGCCCAATGTTGGCCCaccaaattaaaacaaaaaaacgttAGTATGCTCCAGTCAATTCTAAATGGGTCAACCCGTACCCGATGTTGAAAAGCTGGGCAAAGTCGAATTAACCCACACAACCGGGCTCACCCTCCCTTAATTTTTGTGGTATGTACCATCTGCATTTGAGGAGCTTGATAACTTGATATAGAGACTAtatctagtattttttttttgttgttgttttgtagtgaggataaaatttgtaatttctggattgtttaaacttaaaaatttatgtgttatttaacttttatttttgagtattttgttatttgttctCTAATTCAAACTGAAAGgacaataaaaaacaatatcattatattattattattattattattattattattattattgtgtttaaATTTGTCTGCTTTATTATAATCATGGGCTAATAGGATGAAGTAAAGCTAGAACTGAATGATAATTTTATCATTCTTCTTTGTATGTGAAAATATATTTACCTCCACAACTACTGAATGAATACATGGCGTTGTTTATGCcttctattttattaattttttaatttatctaatagtttttgttttgatgtttcctaattgagagagagagagagagagagagagagagagcctaaCTACTTGTACGATTGCAGGTCATGCTATTTATGAAGATTTAAACTTCCTGTCTTTAAACTGTATAGAGAGACTTACAATTGTTTGTTAACATGAAAGTCTTGCAGTTCATGTAGACTGCATGCactcttctttacttttttgaATTGCATGTTGGATAGTCTATAAATAGCAGCTTGAGCACCAGCTTGTACAATCAATAAAGCAAATATTTGCTCAGCTAGTTTCCTTGATCTCTGAGAGTGCGTAAAGAATTGTAAGTGTCAATGTTGTATGGGAGAATTGGAGGCAACTAAATGGATTAGCATTGTTCACAGGATTCCATTTAGTTTCCTCCAATATCTCATGTTCAACATTACATTCGTATGTATCAACTTTCGAAGCCTCATTGAATGAGTAAATAAGCAAATTGATAATGTCAAAGTCGTATATGAGGATTGAAGGAAACTAAATAGATTGGCATCATTTGGGACAGTCTGTTTAGTTTCCTCCAATATCTTATATCCGTTATTACATACATGTGTAAAACAAACAATTTTTCTAACacaaacaattattattatagtcATATGTGTGAGGA
This genomic interval carries:
- the LOC142618682 gene encoding peter Pan-like protein, producing MARVRNKKKKVFMKPAVKKNQPSVDHITGNKIPKSFVFSRGKLPGPLRQLQMDLRKLMLPHTALNLKEKKRNNLKDFLNVAGPMGVTHFLILSKTATAPFLRVGRTPQGPTLTFKINEYSLAVDIAQSQLRPRCPQDLFKNPPLIVLSGFGTGDQHLKLTTIMFQNIFPAIDINTVKLSSCQRIVLLNYNKDTKLIDFRHYSIRLQPVGVSRRIRKIVQNHQVPDLRNLQDVSDFVTKAGYGSESEADDETATVTLASDLGRINKASTKSAVKLQEIGPRMTLQLIKIEEGLCSGGVIFSEYGNSDGKKKQDKEDTDENEEDMEEDMDEDEEDIEEDPEGEAED